The Anas acuta chromosome 1, bAnaAcu1.1, whole genome shotgun sequence genome segment CTGAGGATGCAAAGTCTGTGTTTAAAGTGTTTCATGGGGGTTAGGGCTATCTCCAGGATGGCCACAAGTTCTGAAACCTGCAGTGACTTAAATATGTTTCTGGAAAGCATCTCTCTGAGTTTGGTTTCTTCTGAAAGGAGTCCAACTCATGCATTTCAAGGCCAGTCCTTGATAAGAATGAAAGCTCAGTAAGTAGAGACCATCAAGAGATGTACGTCAAGAGACATACACAGAATTAAGCTGCTTCAGGCCAATGTAGTGCAGAAACCTAATGCAGATGCTCCGAAACACCTTCTGGAGGAGCTTCCTCTCTCCAGTGACTACATAAGCAACCTGCAGAAACTAGGCAGCTGGCTTGGACTGATGTTGTGCAGTGATTTAAAGACAGGTAATGAACACTACTAGCTTATTCAACACTATGCAGTGCAAAGATCCATGCACTAGCCCCACCTCAAACAGGTGTGTCTGCATGCTGTAGGGCTTTAGAAATGATAGCTTGAATCTAGAAATATAGCTTCATTAGCACACATAAGCCCATATGCCCTCTCAAACcagtgcagcagctggagaaatcTAGACAGCAGAACTAAGAGGCTGGACAGCATGAACTCTGAGATGCTGGTAGAGAAGTGGCTACACTACTGTTTTCCTGTAGAAACTCAGTCTGCAGTAGCTAGAAGTTCCGATGAACAGCAGAGGCATCTAGGTGTCCCCCAGGTCTTATTCATTCTAGCATTGGTTTGTAGGATTACGGGATTATTCTGGTTGGAGGGGACTTAAGAATGTCATCTGCTATTATTCAGAATTGCTTACTGTGACCAGGCAGTCTCCTTCATGTTTCTTTTAAGCTTCTCATTTGAACGTATTATAGGTATTTTTAGTAGAATATGTGCTTCTAGCCACAGGCCAATTTTTATTTAGATCCtgaaactttattattttttggaaagTACCTCTGATTTCAGGATCTTCTTCTTCCTAGTCTGTCTGTCACTTCTCTCCTATTTCCTTATCACCAGATGCAGAGTTATTGTCATCCCTAACAGATGTTTTGGCTTGACCTCAGTGTTCCTTAGCTACTGCCTCTTTTCCCCAGCCCCTGATTTAAAATAGCCATGCAAGACAAGACATTATGAACTTTAGGTGCAGCTGCTTGTATCCACTTTGGTTAAAGTGGAAGCCGTTCTTCTGCATAGACTCTTCTTCCTGCAAAATGTTCCTCTTTGTCTCATAATCTTCAACTCTTCCTCCTTATAGCAGCTTCTTGGTCACCCTTTGCTCTGTGAAGGGAACTGGGagcactgcagagagagagaCCCACAAGACCTAAGTGAAACTAATAAACCTCACTAGTAAACTTGAGTGTGAGAGCTGAACCTGTGGGGAGAAGAACTTACTTGACTGACAAATATTGCTCACTGAGCTTCCTCTATTCTGCATTGGATGCAATTTGACATTTCTGCATGTGTTTAGAAAAATACAGTCTATGAGAAGGTCTAGCTTCTTAGTGACTAGGTGAGGTTTACAGTTCAAAACTAGCTTGCTCTTCCTGAACATTCACTCCCTCTTTTTTATATCAGAGGCTACCTTGCATCCCCAAAACAGTCCTGAAACAAATCTGACAAAATCAATTCATCTCAAATACTTTGAGTTTTGATTAAGTGGGGTaagcatttattaaaaagcattCAGGTTGGCTCTCCAGGGTCTCTTTCCAGCACTGCCTGAGGATGTGATTCCCTGCACAGCATGTGTCTGAAGATTGCTAAAAGCAGCTCCTCAGTCCTAACACACAACAAAGTCAACACACATTTGTCATGATCCACTAATAAGCTGCTCTTAAAACTCTAATGACCAAATCCCTTCCTGTCACCACAGATCTATATGCCATTTCAGAACTATCACCCCATTTGCTACTGGTAGTCTTCTGTTGAATAGTTTATATTGATCTTTGAATTTCAAACAGGATATTAGGTTTacgtatgttttttttttgtttttttttttttttttccttacaatcCCTTCCAGGAAAAAAGACAACTGCTCATATTTTAAAACCAGCATGAGTTCTATTCTGaccttttgtattttatttcttaataggTAGAAAAAAACTTCGTCTGTTTGAGTACCTCCACGAGTCTCTGTATGATCCAGCTATGGCAAACTGCATTCAATGGGTGGATAAGCCCAATGGTGTCTTCCAGTTTGTCTccaaaaacaaggaaaaacttGCAGAGTTgtggggagaaaggaagggaaaccGCAAGATCATGACATATCAGAAAATGGCCAGAGCACTGAGGAATTATGGAAGAACAGGTGAAATAATCAAAATCCGAAGGAAGTTGACATACCAGTTCAGTGCTGTTGTTTTACAGAGACTTGCTCCAGCCTATTTCTTGGGAAAAGAAACTGTTTATCATCCATACATTCAGCCTAATCAAGAGTATCAGTGTGCAGATGAATGGATTAACTATAACAGTTACATGTATAACAATGGTTATGCATTACAGCATGCTAACAGTTAGATATCTTTCTCATATAACCAAGTCTTTGTTGGCTTGCAATACTTTCCAGCACAGGAACTCTTCTCTGCACATAGCTTTTCCTATATATCATACAAACAAATGAAGAGGagggttttaaaaattatctttacctagttttgttccttttgaaGGTACTCATAAAAAGCCATTGActattgaagaaaaacagcagctgtaGAGTAGCTTGTGTCCTGACATTAATGAAAAGAATGCTTCAGATTCAAGCTCGTATATCCAGAATGGGGATCAAGACTTTTGTCTGCTCTCTGGATCAAAGATCCCATTCTGATAACATTCCTTCATTGGAAGCTCTGTGTAAATCCCCAGCATTTCCAATTAGAAGTTAGATGTGGTTGTACCACAGAGCACATGCTCCTTATCACTTGAATGTATATGAATTATAAATGGGAGAGATTTGCCAACTGCATGAAGCTACTGTCTGCTTTTTCATCAACGCTCTTTATTAAGAGCTGATTTCTAAGTGAATGCCTGGCTGAACTATAGTGTCCACATGAAGGTGCACCTGTTGGCAAAGTTGTTAATCCTTAATCACttatattaacatattttaacatAGATCCTAGCATATGGTATTAGGATCGCCAGGAGTACATCTCACTGTTGGCAGTGGATTATTTGGGAAACTCACCATGCTATGACGACAGGGTTAGTAA includes the following:
- the SPIC gene encoding LOW QUALITY PROTEIN: transcription factor Spi-C (The sequence of the model RefSeq protein was modified relative to this genomic sequence to represent the inferred CDS: deleted 1 base in 1 codon); protein product: MLKEQAWSFLTLDRIMFLQNFPDQDILGQAFEDALEVLQQQSDKEMQYSQGYKNCLTVINHHSHVRASPSYSAAPSTEDPGYSWRNMINSSGDFYADETVYHMLQNTPESQVMHAAGGQPKAGKGRKKLRLFEYLHESLYDPAMANCIQWVDKPNGVFQFVSKNKEKLAELWGERKGNRKIMTYQKMARALRNYGRTGEIIKIRRKLTYQFSAVVLQRLAPAYFLGKETVYHPYIQPNQEYQCADEWINYNSYMYNNGYALQHANS